The DNA region atattattattttttttgaatgatgaAATTGCAGAAATGTCAAAAAAGGAAGAAGATCTACCggtgaaagaaataaaatcattgataaaaaatgtagTTGGTGatgattttgaaataataaaaaaagattggAAATATTTGACTGATCCTGGTGAAAATTTTGGAAGTCTTATATTTGcaattaaacttgaaataatgaaaaataataaaaatgaaatattacatATTGTTGCTAAACTTCCACCACCAtcattgtatttaataaaattattcaacagtccattttcatttaaaaaagaacTTGTATTTTATCGTGATTTAACACCGGCATTTATACaattacaaattgataatGGTATTAAAAATCCAGAAGATAGTTGGATTGGACCAAAATATTATGGTGGACGTTGTGGTTTGGTTGATGATGTATTTGATACACAAGCAAGTAttgtacttgaaaatttaaattattcaggatttaaaatgattgataGATTAACTGgtttaacaaaattacaaaCTGAATatgctgttaaaaaattagcaaaacTTCATGCACTTGCTATTGCAATGAGAGAacaaaaaccaaaaatatttaataatttagtatTACCAGCACTTGAAAATGTTGCTAATGAACATGCTAAAGAATGTTTAATggatatgattaaaaaatcagTTATGGATTTGGGTAATATAAATGAAGCTAAACCATATATGGATAAGGTACAATGGACAATTGATAATGCaccaaaaattgaagaaaaaatggtACACGATAAAAAATGGTATACATTTGTACACAATGATTTTTGGGTTAATAATATGATGTTTAAATTTGGcaataatgatgaaattttagatatgaaaatcattgattttcaGCTGGGTTTTTATGACTATGGTGTtaaagatttaatattttttttaatgtcaagtCCAAATTGGGAAATAACTGGtgatatatttgatgaaatgattaatatttattataatgaatttataatgttattaaaaactttCAATGTTTATACTCAAGATTATAcgcatgaaaaatttttacaattagtTGATCAATGTGGACCATCAAAACTTGCACAATGTTTAATGATGACACAAGttattaaatcaataccaGGATCAGCTCCAAAAAtagaaacaattgaaaataaagaatcatttttaaaaattggtgGAGGTCaaatttatcatgataaacttattcaattattatatatatttaaaaaacgtaattggttattatcaaaataatttaataattgtttttttcttatataaataataaaaattatatatatatttacctcaAGTAAATCAGCAACAGCATCTGGAAGATTAAATTCTCGTACAACACGTAATCttatttgacaattaatttcatgtctacatgataatgataaacttGTAGCTCTTTGACAACTTGGTGATTGTCTAAGTTTTTGTTCACGTTTTAACATTGCCGCCATTGTCATTGAATCTGGAactgttgtatatattttttttttattataaataaattaagctcaataaaaagacaataataaaactcaATTACCAGGAAGTGCAGCAGCAAGTACATCAACACCAACAGCTCCTCTTGATCTTGGTTTTTCATCAACCATATATAATGTATCTGGTATATCAGGAATATATCTAGCTCTTCGTAATCTTACTGATTCAACTTCTTGAATAGTATGCTCCTCAACAAGTCCCtttaaaattgttgttattttaataaatataaaattaataaataatgtaattttaatgtaatatataaatatataaattttaataaaatattaccttAATTTCTTCATAATAGGGCATGAATAATCTTGGTCTAACAAATAGTCCATTTCTTTTACCTCCTCTAATCCATGCATTTGGTCGTAAATTTTCTCTTTCATCACCAATCATATGACTTGGTGGTGTTGATACTAATCCACGTCTAATAGCTTGTGTTAATATTTCACTATTTGATGGTAATACATGATCAACTCTAACAAGTTGTAATAATTCACTTAATATTTCACGTAATTCAATATCACATaaatctctttttttaataccttTTCTAGCAACTGAATGTACAGTATGACTTAATATATTTGGTTCACGATCTTCCATTCTTCTAACAAGTTCATGTTCACCCCATTTTAATACAGCTTGTAATACTTCAAGTTCACTTGcttgtaaaaaattactttttaatacaTTAACAAGATGTACATgatcaatttgataaaatacaatacttgttgttattgtttgaaATTCTTCTCTAAGATAATGTAAAGCTTGACGATGTACCCATGCTGAACCATGTGGTTGATTACCCCAACGTAATACAATTGATAATGATTCATGACTAAGCCATTCAAGTATTAAATCTTCACAACCTTGTGATAATATATCAAGTTCAAGAAATCTACCAATTTGATATAACTCCATGGCTTCTTCAAGTGGACTTGGACGCATTCTACCAGTATGTGTTAATGCTTGTACTTCACTTAAACTACCAGCACTATTACCACAACCAGAACCAcgtaatattaatgataaatcaacaGTATCAAGATATAAAGCATGTAGTAAGACACGTGCATATCTTTTTGGAATAACTGATTCATCTAATACAATTCGTGTTGGTATATGTAATGCTCTTTCTGTATGATCTTCACCTGATCTTGTTCTACGTTGTattaaattacgaaaaaatgtTGAACGTGCTGATAATATTGCTTTATGACATGGTAATTCAAGTTTTGGTCTAAAACCATATTCTGAACTACCACTATCTGGTCTTTGATAATCACCATCAGATGTAAATACAAGTGCTGCATCAGCATAATCACCAGTATCAAGTAAATATCTAAGatcattttctaaattatttggtGTACCAAATTCTTCACCAAGACGtcgtaatatattaatatcaattgatgaatcatGAGTACAAATATCACCAGTATATAAATATCTAAGTAAAGCTGAAAATATATGTACTTCTAAATTTGGTGTTCTAAGATCAAGACATATACGTGCACCATAACCAGGACAACCAGCAAGTAATTCACGAAAATATGGACAACGTGCTGATAATAATGCTCTATGTACTGGAAAACATGTACCACGATATACTAAATCAACATCAGTACAATGTTTATAATCATATAATGTTGATAAATCTTGTTTAAATGTTGTTGCTGGTGGACGTGCTAATTCAGCTTGTACATGAAGATCTTTTAATGCTGCTAATGCTTCATATTCTTCTAATAAACCATTTATTTCTAATGGATTCCATGATGATACTAATTCACGTATAACACGTCCATGATCACAAGCTTTTGATGTTCTACGACgacgaataaatttttttcttaatgtaGCAAAACcagttgcttttttttttctttctctaaattaaataaaacaattaattattaataaatttatttaattaatataatatatttattcaactaacCGTACACCAATACAAAATTGATCTGTATTATTTCCTGAAGAAGATAATCTTGCTGCTTGAATCGGATCACCTCCGACAGCAGCAACATTTGACGAAGCAGATGCTCCCATTCTATGGGTCATACGGAtattaccatcatcatcatcaacatcatcttcatcatcaccagTAACATTTTCAATAACTCTATTaacattgtcattattatcatcactattacaataattattattttgtctcaATGCTCCAGACCAACAATTTCTTTCTACTCTATCTACACCTTCTTCGTCGCCACGTAATGCACACGGTATCAAGAATCGAAATACGTTCATCGCTTACCCAAACGCAAgcctgaaaaattaaattatttttattttagacaaATAGACAAATAATAAGGACAAGCATTCAAGTAGGTCATGCTTTAatactcaatattattatttcgatttcaATGTCAcattaaaattcatgaatttaataaatcattatcatcattttttttttttttatcaaatcattCACTATCATCTTGTGATCTaacgaaaatttaatttaatttctttttttttcatcaatacttTTACAagtgtttatttgtttttgtttatttttttgacaactgTCAAACTTGCACAACTGTCAAATAGATttctaacaaataaaaacaaacaagtttaaataattttttttacaataaaaaaaactcgtcaaatatgtcaaaatataaaatttttaatcaacaaatttattattattatttaaacaaataaaaacagagCATATtgacaagattttttttttgtatttattgtttaaaaatataataaataattgataataaaaaaaaaaaagtcagcCATGTTTATagtaaaatggaaaataaaaaaattatttaaaaaaaaagaaaaaaaaattgaagcattTCATAAGAGATgattactcaattttttattatttttttttaattataattttctcacatattatttacattgtgTTGGTCCGCCATGTCGAATATAACAATCGacgatgaaaaatattcatcatcacaatcattattatcaattgttgtttggtaCACTAATGATGTATttactcaataaatatattcgtcttgcactgatttttttttctcttttttttatattacttttttataattgacaaatatatatatagcaaaGTGTtccactaccaccaccatcaattgaaaatatattgaattttttattaaaacgtaaattgatattaattaaacattcacAATAACAAGTTCACattacattattatcaattcatTTGACATATTTTCACTGATGActtttgtgttattatttatgatgatgataaaatttttgtgtaaTCTTTTCACTTTGTTgcattttaattagaaaaaaaaaaacagagagtCATGGATATAGCGACCTCACTTGTTCACTAGTAGTAACTAAGCAAATATCACTATGCATTTTTCTCaacataaaaaacatataagtaactattaatttttttcgaaaatttaaaagagaaaaaaaaatatatttaattattcaaaaataattacaagtttaattttaatattaataataatattatatttaaaatgaaaaagaaatgaagaaaaaaaaaaagcttttaacATTTGCAAGCTTTTGTACCCACCCCCTCCCCTGCTCCccaagagctttttttttttgtttttgttttgaatCTATTTTAACATCTGTTATATATCCGCACTCGATTTTTATTGCAGTATAATTGTTCTGGTTGAATAAGCTTGATCATTTTCTTGATTgtccaaagaaaaataaaataatcatgcaGATTATACAAGGTTCAGTAAAATGTGGATCAATGATTTGTCGGCTTGGAGGACAATTTAGAACTAATAAAATGGCAACAATTCCACAAAATAGAATTCCTTTTGCAGTAAGttatagttttattatatataaaattaattaatgataatttttaatttatcattttaaaaataagacttatataatttctttttggcTGTGTAAATGAGACTTTAGTTTTCTAAGagactattgttttttttaaactataaatttactttatgttaaaattaaatataaatattttttattttcaggaaAAAGCATGTCATGGAGTTGTTATGTTCGTATGTCTTTTAGCTGTTCCAGGATATATTGTATCAAATcttaaaaactataataaaaaatagattatatcaatttttcgattcgaaatattaatgtaaattaaagacaaaaaaaaaaggtcaatgTGTCAAAtagttttcaatataaaaaacattaataattattaaattttgttgtgttttataaaattattatattataaactagaaaataaataaaatcaattggcAAGATATGAAACAGAGCTTTGTCGGacaaatatttctaccaggatATTTTCTtctacaaaatataattcatcagCATTCTATAATacattttatctttttgtttttacttaaatatttttttaattaaaaattacagttATTAATCgaattgttttgttaataaattcaaatcgAAAAACTGGATTTTTGTGAGTTGTGCGCAATGTCATAAATTGACCAATCAAATTCAAGGTCAGCTAGAAACTTGATgaccaaaataatttttaataattttttcttaatattaatattaaattttaatatattaattaaatattaaatagctcaatttattcattttattttactgatttattgtctaataaatttatttgtagagaaaaaaaaaaaaaataactagatttcatagaaaaaatgacCAGGTAAAGTTCtcaactggaaaaaaaaaaaatctccgGAATTTACCGTGATTATAACTGACTGAGAAAATCAATATTTCTCAttacgtaaattattattacgttcttgaattacaacaatataaaatatttaaaaaatattaaaaatgtttgttGCTGGAAGTAAAATTGTCAGCCGAGTTGTGGCAAATACACAAGTTCAAAGTGTCAGAAATGCAAATTTGATGGCAACAATTCCACAAAACCGAATGCCATTTGCAGTAAGtcacattttatatttttcattcaaatatagGTTATCTAGTCTGATacctaataattatttttacattattacaTAATGACTTGTCATCAAGCTACCCAACAAATtgttaaactaaaaaataattatccaattaatgttataaaattacaGGAAAAAGCAGCTCATGGAGTTGTCATGTTCCTTGGACTTCTTGCTGTTCCATGCTACATTATGtgcaacttgaaaaattatcgtggtgattcaaaataattttaacaacattTAGCAACATGGAATTCCATAAACAATTTGTTGgatattaaaatcatcatatgTTTCAACTAAATGTCAAGTATCAAAGtttagttattaaataataattactcaataattaaacaagACTTGTttcagtttattttatttattattttatatttaatttattatttttagagtcATCAGAAGGTATTTTGTTGTAGCACACTAAAAAACTGGAACTTGACACAGAGCTGTcagtgtaattattattattttctttatattttttcatgaaaaaattagtttaattaattgcTGCAAATGTTAGCTAACAAacaggtattttttttgttacttcaAGATACTTTCTGGAAGACTGATGCATTTTAATACCCATTGAAACAAAATGACGTTTTAATTGAGACAATTTACCTATACGAgatttgttgaatattttctttatggaatttaaatttttactgcTTTGAATTGTCATGATTcgaatcataaataattaattattaacaattaaattcttgaaattattattcgtTATTCACATGATTAATTGAACATTTTATTTGTCCAACTTGACGTTTAAaaagttttcttttatttggtACTTTGACTAGAAAATTTTTACTCTAATTAAtgtgaataattttcaacgtaaatattattttattgaacgaCTCGTGATAAGCTGGAATTGATCGATAGAGGTAATTAGTTGGagcatattaataatatgtgCAGCATGTTTAacgtcaattaaattttgaagatGAGGCagtttgaatttaaaagaaaatgagGATGACAACTTGTTCTGTATGTAAACACTTGAATTATTTCGGTAGTGTAATTCGTATTTACACACAAGAAttctttatttcttcatttttaaaagataaaaatttttttttttttaattttaatgatgaagGCTAGTGCATgctttttttaacattaaaaaaagatcTTTTTTTTGAGATGATTCTCAAGTCGTTACATAAGTTTACATTATTtacaggatttttttttttttcttattagtTATTACgtgattttgataaaaataggACCAAAATTTTAGGCGTTTTTTTGTGCAAATTAAATGCATTTGTTAATTacatttgtgtttttttaaagtttttttcttattttttttttttctttttatttttttgaaaaattcatcaggagatgtgttaaaaaaatcactaaaatcatgacaaaaagacttaattttttcaagttgatttcaaataatttttcagactattttattttttttttttttcgaaataaatttgtataataaattatcatgtgATACACAGCACTCATTTCCatattttcgttttatttttttgttgatagtaGTGGTATTCAAGATATTCAAGTGATCcataaaacatttatattacCAACAGATTTTTGATCAGATTAAAGCCACATGTGAgcagaatatatatttataaaaaaaaaaatctatttttagaAAGACCACtgcaaatataaattgtatgtTTATGGTATTGACTGAGCATTAAATTGAATGCACATCTGCCAGTTAAATAAtcttaccttttttattttaaatagaaattttgttcatttttaatttgaccatgtctatttttagtattacaaaatctataaaaaattatattaattaattagaactattttattgattgacGTCtatatttcatgataaaaaaaatattaataattgaaattaaaaaaatatacatgataaaaaatgtatacaggaaacgaaaaaaaagatgaGAGAGTAAAGatgatagaaaattatttcgaaCTCGCAACTACGAGCTGTCACGATCACTCATCTGCACACTCGTGTTTCTTCATTCTTCTATGCCGAATGCATTATAAAAGCAGTATTATCATATTGTTCTTTAACAGACAATActtggcattttttttttcaatgcttaTTTTATGTTAGAGATAAtaagttttttcttttgtctgCAGTTATTTggtttgttttcttttttttaaatcgacacgctggttttaaatttatctcttCTGTAGATTTATAAACGAAATTTGTAAGATTTTTATAATGACGCTTAATTGGATCAATGATTTACCAACaatataaattgacaaaaaaattgaatgtaaatcaTCCaggaaaaaaagtataaagaattttttcgtatttttcactgaatttttcaattacagagacatttttttcttttgcggAAAAAATGTggagatattttattttacgaagaaaatataaacaaattacgGAGAAAAATCTAGAGATTACTTAGAACGttttctgtaaataaaaaaaaattttttatattgagaaaaattcatggaaataaatcttgaaattactgtgaaaatttttcgttaaatagtaaaatatttaacaaagcAAACgtcatttgataaaaataaatttttaattatttaaaatgaatcgattttttttatacatatattaacaaatttttatttttagcagctgattatattatatatttttttaaaacatacatTTACTATTGAGTTTCGAAAAcacttaaatttttctattcaatttaatGTTATGTGCTAGAAATTAATGGCAACatcgttttttaatttaaaaaaaatctaataataaaacctaaattattgattttttaggtacttgaaaaatcatctaactcaattttttttattattgtttaaatagaaaaaaaacatagaaaaaatatcaaaaaaaaaatatcatcacagcataataaatttaaaggtacacttaaataaatttttttatatgactcTTATGCTTTTCTACACCCAATGCAATGCCATaacgataaaattattttttcatttccacTAATTGATACTTATTCGATAGAAATAttccaattaaaataatcctatatacataattttttttttcactcattcaaaacaggtaaataattaaaaaaaaaaattacaaccaTTACggttttttcaactttatatGTACTCTTAAATCAatctccaaaaaaaattaattttaatatacgtTTTGATACTGACTTGCACAAAAAaagtacctttttttttctctatttttcaAGTCCAAAAAAGagtagttttaaaatttttaaaaatcaaaaatattgatgaataaatatatatcaaaatatttatataaatggtcattaaaaagttaatattaaaaagtattataaataagaaaaaaaaaagtcctatatattttttttttttaaataaacaaaagtattatttttattcgaaatTCGATCATGTGATTTATACGAGTTTTTCTTGTTTGTTCATTAAAAGCTGctcttattttaatatatacagatatataaatatacataatataataatgatgatttttattattttattatagatatataaatttatttattgtgcgCGCATGCGTTTGTATTTTATAGTTTGATGATGGACCAGTTGGCTTGTGAACCTTTTAGTTATCTCGTGGGTATTGCGGCTATTAGTTACTCACCACGAGACTCggtcattaaaattaataatcaaataaaatatttaatcatttaatttataaattatattaactaatttattatttaacaatactattattattttattgtttcaattttttgtcttattcaaatttgaaaaacaacatatatttgtttttcatttttaacagTGAGTGTTGAAGAAaagttgtaataaatttttaattataaatattttaatgataaattttccatgaatataaaggtaaaaataaactacatattttttaaaatttaaaataaaaaattacatgtttattactaattaaaaaaaataaacaaaacgaaaatgaaattttatttttatcgagcaaatagatgtattttttgttttcgaataatattttcaaattgagtCTCTAAAAAAGTATcgtaaattataaaagttttcgattttttatttgaaaagtaacatacatattatttgaaataaaaaataaagtcattATAACTTATTTgcatgttgtaaaaaaaatgaaaaaaaaaataataaaataatgaataaagtTTGTACAAGGTATTTgggtgaaaataaaacaaatggaattataataaattaattgataatgtgATCCAAGTGATCAACAATCCATGATGATGAACGAaaaacaaatggaaaaaaatataaacgcaAATTCAGCAAAACCAAAGGTCACTGATACGCAAACAAAACTGTTGATTTATCTTGTGTTTACACAATTTATATTGCAATTCATTACCTTTGCCTATTTGTATGGCTATGTTGgtcaacttgaaaataaaataaataaacttgatgacagaataattgttgataatcatcatatatcatcaattaaagTGAGACAAAAAAGAAGTAATGGATTATCATTACCAGGCAATAATGCAGTTGCTGAAGTTTTTAGAGTAAgcattcataaattaattttcaaatctttatttaattaaataaaataaaattaatttattgatatctattaaataataatttcatttaaatttaattaactattttacaaacatccataattaaaatacaaaaatatatttttaaatttaataattcgataattaaaaattgaagaaaatttttaattaatatttgttttctttcatttttttcgatgataaattcttgtaatatttttaagttattaaaatttaacatttatatttttttaaacatttaaaaaatatcaagtttttcatttatttatttatttttttgaaatttgtagTATAAATTGGCTTTTACTTTGAGttccataataaaatatacttttttctattacatatgtatttaaaaaaaataaagtaataatttatttttagtcaaGGGAAGAAAAACAACAGTCAAAGGAATCTAAAAGAGCAACTAGTCCACCAAATGACAGTGATATGACATCTGCAGGAGCTGCACCAATAAGTGGTGGTAGCACTGGAGACAGCTGGGTCTGGCTAACTGCTGATACTCGTGTACCAGTATGTCAActttatcaatcaattttatcctaatttttcataaaaaaaaaaaaacttatcttCACACTATCAATTTAATCACAAACTTAATTCTTTCAAACTCATTAAACATTTccttttttcaacttttaatcTCTTGAATAATCATAACTGTTCATTGAAGCAGATATAACCGCGAGTTACTATCGTGTGGGATTTAACAAAGGGTATTAATATATAGCTTTAAtaaaagaatgaaataaaaaaacctatAACGGGAGATTAAACACAAATGATTAATCGTTTTCATTCAGTGATTATTATATCTATGATTTAATTGTCTTGAGAAATGTTATTGCATTTTAAATCCgttgattttgtatatatttttctaaaagcTTTTGTGTATATTTCTATAGATACATCTAGATAAAATGAAGATTGATGTATTCGGTTCGCCAGCTCATGTTTATTCGATTTCCGATATGTCAAACACATGGCTTACA from Aphidius gifuensis isolate YNYX2018 linkage group LG5, ASM1490517v1, whole genome shotgun sequence includes:
- the LOC122858132 gene encoding uncharacterized protein LOC122858132 produces the protein MSKKEEDLPVKEIKSLIKNVVGDDFEIIKKDWKYLTDPGENFGSLIFAIKLEIMKNNKNEILHIVAKLPPPSLYLIKLFNSPFSFKKELVFYRDLTPAFIQLQIDNGIKNPEDSWIGPKYYGGRCGLVDDVFDTQASIVLENLNYSGFKMIDRLTGLTKLQTEYAVKKLAKLHALAIAMREQKPKIFNNLVLPALENVANEHAKECLMDMIKKSVMDLGNINEAKPYMDKVQWTIDNAPKIEEKMVHDKKWYTFVHNDFWVNNMMFKFGNNDEILDMKIIDFQLGFYDYGVKDLIFFLMSSPNWEITGDIFDEMINIYYNEFIMLLKTFNVYTQDYTHEKFLQLVDQCGPSKLAQCLMMTQVIKSIPGSAPKIETIENKESFLKIGGGQIYHDKLIQLLYIFKKRNWLLSK
- the LOC122858063 gene encoding BTB/POZ domain-containing protein 7 codes for the protein MNVFRFLIPCALRGDEEGVDRVERNCWSGALRQNNNYCNSDDNNDNVNRVIENVTGDDEDDVDDDDGNIRMTHRMGASASSNVAAVGGDPIQAARLSSSGNNTDQFCIGVRERKKKATGFATLRKKFIRRRRTSKACDHGRVIRELVSSWNPLEINGLLEEYEALAALKDLHVQAELARPPATTFKQDLSTLYDYKHCTDVDLVYRGTCFPVHRALLSARCPYFRELLAGCPGYGARICLDLRTPNLEVHIFSALLRYLYTGDICTHDSSIDINILRRLGEEFGTPNNLENDLRYLLDTGDYADAALVFTSDGDYQRPDSGSSEYGFRPKLELPCHKAILSARSTFFRNLIQRRTRSGEDHTERALHIPTRIVLDESVIPKRYARVLLHALYLDTVDLSLILRGSGCGNSAGSLSEVQALTHTGRMRPSPLEEAMELYQIGRFLELDILSQGCEDLILEWLSHESLSIVLRWGNQPHGSAWVHRQALHYLREEFQTITTSIVFYQIDHVHLVNVLKSNFLQASELEVLQAVLKWGEHELVRRMEDREPNILSHTVHSVARKGIKKRDLCDIELREILSELLQLVRVDHVLPSNSEILTQAIRRGLVSTPPSHMIGDERENLRPNAWIRGGKRNGLFVRPRLFMPYYEEIKGLVEEHTIQEVESVRLRRARYIPDIPDTLYMVDEKPRSRGAVGVDVLAAALPVPDSMTMAAMLKREQKLRQSPSCQRATSLSLSCRHEINCQIRLRVVREFNLPDAVADLLENAACYGNADHEENINSIENMEAINTANINVNTNATVPVCYSRNMTFSRTNSSYGLRHELPAVVTEGSDNYRLPDEEQDNNSCGESHLSGIMPDVAMATASFGALQLVEQQELELDLGDGTSHLLQHVNGNNGSGNVGSIGPHHPLLQPHQRSRHFSGRPPPSYVYHRSSNGLPRFI